A single genomic interval of Granulicella tundricola MP5ACTX9 harbors:
- a CDS encoding circularly permuted type 2 ATP-grasp protein, whose translation MTQNHSKQFDEDALKNYLLDNAYDEMFESPANLHEQYRPLLNHFSSLPEGELERRKQAADLSFLNQGITFTVYGREEGVEQIFPYDLLPRIITSKEWETVERGLTQRIIALNLFLRDIYNEGRILADGVVPREVVYSCKHFRRQMVGLQVPRNVYVAVCGTDLIRMEDGEFVVLEDNLRVPSGVSYMLTNRRVMKRIFPQMFRSYNVRPIEQYTQALLGTLRSLAPEGRPEPNIVLLSPGVFNSAYFEHAYLARQMGIELVEGRDLVTHDNVVYMRTTSGLRRVDVIYRRVDDDFIDPLAFRPDSILGVAGLFNAYRAGNVTLANAFGTGVADDKALYAYVPDIIKYYLNEDPVLQNVKTYLLTDPASRQHVLQNLDKLVVKAVGESGGYGMLIGPQSTKAEQAIFAEKIKADPRNYIAQPTISFSRAPCLIGDALEPRHVDLRPYVLYGDKVTIVPGGLTRVALKKGSLVVNSSQGGGSKDTWVLSQ comes from the coding sequence ATGACCCAAAATCACTCGAAGCAGTTCGACGAAGACGCGCTGAAGAACTACCTGCTGGACAACGCGTATGACGAGATGTTCGAGAGCCCGGCTAACCTGCACGAGCAATACCGGCCCCTGTTGAACCATTTCTCCTCACTGCCAGAGGGCGAGCTCGAACGCCGCAAACAGGCCGCCGACCTCAGCTTCCTCAACCAGGGCATCACCTTCACCGTCTACGGTCGGGAAGAGGGCGTCGAGCAGATATTCCCTTACGACCTCCTGCCCCGCATCATCACCAGCAAGGAGTGGGAGACGGTCGAGCGCGGCCTCACCCAACGCATCATCGCCCTCAACCTCTTCCTGCGCGATATCTATAACGAAGGCCGCATCCTCGCCGACGGCGTCGTCCCCCGCGAGGTCGTTTACTCCTGCAAGCACTTCCGCCGCCAGATGGTCGGCCTCCAGGTTCCGCGCAACGTCTACGTCGCCGTCTGCGGCACGGACCTCATCCGCATGGAAGACGGTGAGTTCGTCGTCCTCGAAGACAACCTCCGCGTCCCGTCCGGCGTGAGCTACATGCTCACCAACCGCCGCGTCATGAAGCGGATCTTCCCGCAGATGTTCCGCAGCTATAACGTCCGCCCCATCGAGCAGTACACTCAGGCCCTCTTAGGCACCCTGCGTTCACTCGCTCCGGAAGGCCGCCCAGAGCCCAACATCGTTTTGCTCTCCCCCGGCGTCTTCAATTCGGCTTATTTCGAGCACGCCTACCTCGCCCGCCAGATGGGCATCGAGCTCGTCGAAGGCCGTGACCTCGTCACCCATGACAACGTCGTCTACATGCGCACCACCTCCGGCCTCCGCCGCGTGGACGTCATCTATCGCCGCGTAGACGACGACTTCATCGATCCCCTCGCCTTCCGTCCTGACTCCATCCTCGGCGTCGCCGGCCTCTTCAACGCCTACCGCGCCGGCAACGTCACCCTCGCCAACGCCTTCGGCACCGGTGTCGCGGACGATAAGGCCCTCTACGCCTACGTCCCGGACATCATCAAGTACTACCTCAACGAGGACCCCGTCCTCCAGAACGTCAAGACCTACCTCCTCACCGATCCCGCCAGCCGCCAGCACGTCCTCCAGAACCTCGACAAGTTAGTTGTCAAGGCCGTAGGCGAATCCGGCGGCTACGGCATGCTCATCGGCCCCCAATCCACCAAGGCCGAGCAAGCCATCTTCGCCGAGAAGATCAAGGCCGACCCACGCAACTACATCGCCCAGCCCACCATCTCCTTCTCCCGCGCCCCCTGCCTCATCGGCGACGCCCTCGAACCCCGCCACGTAGACCTCCGCCCCTACGTCCTCTACGGCGACAAGGTCACCATCGTCCCCGGCGGCCTAACCCGCGTAGCCCTCAAGAAAGGCTCGTTAGTCGTCAACTCCAGCCAGGGCGGAGGCAGCAAAGACACCTGGGTTCTGAGCCAGTAG
- a CDS encoding efflux RND transporter periplasmic adaptor subunit yields the protein MPSDQNPDETHRLSDGRSDIGDEFSHPERPEERRLGESFADPNAIDDTKLGKAFEKTNSSAKKHHRPVKEVVEAPFKHKSSKKVLYIILACVVIIFIIVLIAGAIPRLAQDKETRKRADDTKNAVPVVEAVRVQTAKSGAGLVIPGTTTPLTEASVYARATGYLTRRYVDIGDHVHKGQLLAVIDAPDLDQQVLQAREQLNQAQAQLAQQKTQLALTEVTVNRYRALVSRGVFSRQDGDQQETNFQAQRANVASADRNVDAFRANLNHAIALQSFERVTSPFDGVVTQRNVDTGAYISTTGSAGNGAPPPAQTPGLTNGSSQQGGSTNTSGTSGSGASLAGPSTGGSQGGPLFSIAQVQRLRILVSVPEGYASMIATGQHTELHFQEFPNNTFYGDVTRTAAAIDQNSRTLLTEVQVDNHDGHLLSGMYAVVTFAQHNGGGPANMQSGPIMVTGDAIAIRNDRPTIAVIDSNNKIHLQPVIIGRDFGAETEIVSGLKSGDLIASIFTDQIAEGATVKPQENKKTEQKAAPTSAPPQNTPPGGSTQYGDPGVTDQDMQGQAAKPGQKQGAKSGKETKAGGPNKGSNQ from the coding sequence ATGCCTTCCGACCAGAACCCAGACGAAACCCATCGCCTCTCCGACGGCCGCTCCGACATCGGCGACGAGTTCTCCCACCCCGAGCGCCCCGAAGAGCGCCGACTCGGCGAGTCCTTCGCCGACCCCAACGCCATCGACGACACCAAGCTCGGCAAAGCCTTCGAGAAGACCAACTCCTCGGCCAAAAAGCATCATCGCCCCGTCAAAGAGGTCGTCGAAGCCCCCTTCAAGCACAAGAGCTCGAAGAAGGTTCTCTATATCATTCTGGCCTGCGTGGTCATCATCTTCATCATCGTACTCATCGCCGGTGCCATCCCCCGCCTCGCGCAGGATAAGGAGACCCGCAAGCGCGCCGACGACACCAAAAATGCCGTGCCCGTCGTCGAAGCCGTCCGCGTCCAGACCGCCAAATCCGGTGCCGGCCTCGTCATTCCCGGCACCACCACGCCGCTCACCGAGGCCTCCGTCTACGCCCGCGCCACCGGCTACCTCACCCGCCGCTACGTCGATATCGGCGACCACGTCCACAAGGGCCAGCTCCTCGCCGTCATCGACGCCCCCGACCTCGACCAGCAGGTCCTCCAGGCACGCGAGCAGCTCAACCAGGCCCAAGCCCAACTCGCCCAGCAAAAAACCCAGCTCGCCCTCACTGAAGTCACCGTCAACCGCTACCGCGCCCTTGTCTCCCGCGGCGTCTTCTCCCGCCAGGACGGCGACCAGCAGGAGACCAACTTCCAGGCCCAGCGCGCCAACGTCGCCTCCGCGGACCGCAACGTCGATGCCTTCCGCGCCAACCTCAACCACGCCATCGCCCTCCAGTCCTTCGAGCGCGTCACCTCGCCCTTCGACGGCGTCGTCACCCAGCGCAACGTAGACACCGGCGCCTACATCTCCACCACCGGCTCCGCAGGCAACGGCGCACCACCACCCGCCCAGACCCCCGGCCTCACCAACGGCAGCTCCCAGCAGGGTGGCTCCACCAACACCTCCGGCACCAGCGGCAGCGGAGCCTCACTGGCCGGACCAAGCACCGGCGGCTCCCAGGGCGGCCCGCTCTTCTCCATCGCCCAGGTCCAGCGCCTGCGCATCCTCGTCTCCGTGCCCGAGGGCTACGCCTCCATGATCGCCACCGGCCAGCACACCGAACTCCACTTCCAGGAGTTCCCCAACAACACCTTCTACGGCGACGTCACCCGCACCGCCGCCGCCATCGACCAGAACTCCCGCACCCTCCTCACAGAGGTCCAGGTCGATAACCACGACGGCCATCTCCTCTCCGGCATGTACGCCGTCGTCACCTTCGCCCAGCACAACGGTGGCGGCCCGGCGAACATGCAATCCGGTCCCATCATGGTCACCGGTGACGCCATCGCCATCCGCAACGACCGCCCCACCATCGCCGTCATCGATTCCAATAACAAGATCCACCTCCAGCCCGTCATCATCGGCCGCGACTTCGGCGCTGAGACCGAGATCGTCTCCGGCCTCAAGTCCGGCGACCTCATCGCCAGCATCTTCACCGACCAGATCGCTGAAGGCGCAACCGTCAAGCCCCAGGAAAACAAGAAGACCGAGCAGAAGGCTGCTCCCACCTCCGCCCCACCCCAGAACACGCCTCCCGGCGGCTCCACCCAGTACGGAGACCCCGGCGTCACAGACCAGGACATGCAAGGCCAGGCCGCCAAACCCGGCCAGAAGCAAGGCGCCAAATCCGGCAAGGAAACCAAGGCCGGCGGCCCCAACAAGGGGAGCAATCAATAA
- a CDS encoding ArnT family glycosyltransferase, producing the protein MNAKNARILTVLAVVVLLAAMVGQIVHAIKGESLTWDEGDHIFAGYESWKAHDYSLNPEHPPMVKMVATLPLLGLNLKVAPQQGRFFKTEAYLGGRELLFRNGPANGGQYLGRDLILRVRLFAMVFTVIAALLVFSAGTEMFGVGAGLMGLALFCFEPNLLAHGAYVTTDMAASCTFFATCYAFWRWTVRQTAGRLAVVGVAAGLALAAKHSTVLLAPMLVVLAVGIVVVRWRTNDAKLPGVGRLAAGLVGIVLIAVGVLWAFYGFRFGMRPGGVPMSPSLTEYVGPLAGVEARGILLAAKLRLLPESWLFGLADVRAMANGMPSYFFGRVYAHGVWFYFPVLFTIKSTLGMLGLLVLTVVAMVRGWVKNGLALWFLIAPPAVYLVVAMDSHLNIGARHILPVWVFCCVLAGGGSAALARRGRAGAWVVGVLLFLHAASTVHAAPNYISYANEGWGGPTHTYRYLTDSNTDWAQQLVATSEYLRQHGVTHCNMAYFAAPLILPSDYGVPCKQMPTYDSLSNPSVAAAVEIPGVIDTAVDGPVLISAGDLNGFEFGTSVMNPYEGFRSVKPVAFIQDGIFVYEGRFAVPLASALAHAQRSMVMMEAKDPAGALKEAQTAERTAPGAVQVEMQLGDVEAAAGDKAAARDAYGRMSGQIETMEPDAREQWRTTVKDKMAKL; encoded by the coding sequence TTGAACGCGAAAAACGCTCGGATTCTGACCGTGTTGGCGGTGGTGGTGCTGCTGGCGGCGATGGTAGGGCAGATCGTTCATGCGATCAAGGGCGAGTCGCTGACGTGGGATGAGGGCGACCATATCTTTGCCGGGTACGAGAGCTGGAAGGCGCATGACTACAGCCTGAATCCGGAGCATCCGCCGATGGTGAAGATGGTGGCGACGCTGCCGCTGCTAGGGCTAAATCTGAAGGTTGCGCCGCAGCAGGGGCGGTTCTTCAAGACGGAGGCTTACCTGGGTGGGCGCGAGCTGCTATTTCGGAATGGGCCGGCGAATGGCGGGCAATATCTGGGGCGGGACCTGATCCTGCGGGTGCGGTTGTTTGCGATGGTGTTCACGGTGATTGCGGCGCTGCTGGTGTTCAGTGCGGGGACGGAGATGTTTGGGGTGGGGGCGGGGTTGATGGGGCTGGCGCTGTTCTGCTTTGAGCCGAACCTGCTGGCGCATGGGGCGTACGTGACGACGGACATGGCTGCTTCGTGTACGTTCTTTGCGACCTGCTATGCGTTCTGGCGGTGGACGGTGCGGCAGACGGCGGGGCGGCTGGCGGTGGTGGGGGTGGCGGCTGGGCTGGCGCTGGCGGCGAAGCACTCGACCGTGCTGCTGGCTCCGATGCTGGTGGTGCTGGCGGTGGGGATTGTGGTGGTTCGGTGGCGGACGAACGATGCGAAGTTGCCGGGTGTGGGGCGGCTGGCTGCGGGGCTGGTGGGGATCGTGCTGATTGCGGTGGGTGTGCTTTGGGCGTTCTATGGGTTCCGGTTCGGGATGCGGCCGGGTGGGGTGCCGATGTCGCCTTCACTGACCGAGTATGTGGGGCCGCTGGCGGGGGTGGAGGCCAGGGGGATTCTGTTGGCGGCTAAGCTGAGGCTGCTGCCGGAGAGCTGGCTGTTCGGGCTGGCGGATGTGAGGGCGATGGCGAATGGGATGCCGAGCTACTTCTTTGGGCGGGTGTATGCGCATGGGGTGTGGTTCTACTTTCCGGTGCTGTTTACGATCAAGAGCACGCTGGGTATGCTGGGGCTGCTGGTGTTGACGGTTGTGGCGATGGTGCGGGGGTGGGTCAAGAACGGGCTGGCGCTTTGGTTTCTGATTGCGCCTCCGGCGGTGTATCTGGTGGTGGCGATGGACTCGCATTTGAACATTGGCGCGCGGCATATCCTGCCGGTGTGGGTGTTTTGCTGCGTGCTGGCGGGCGGTGGCTCGGCGGCGCTGGCTCGGCGGGGACGGGCTGGGGCGTGGGTTGTGGGGGTGCTGCTGTTTCTTCATGCGGCGAGTACGGTTCATGCGGCGCCGAACTATATCTCGTATGCGAACGAGGGCTGGGGTGGGCCGACGCATACGTACCGGTATCTGACGGACTCGAATACGGACTGGGCGCAGCAATTGGTGGCTACGTCCGAGTATCTGCGGCAGCATGGGGTGACCCACTGCAACATGGCTTACTTTGCGGCTCCGCTGATTCTGCCCAGCGACTACGGGGTGCCGTGTAAGCAGATGCCTACGTATGACTCGTTGAGTAATCCAAGTGTGGCGGCTGCGGTGGAGATTCCGGGGGTGATCGATACGGCGGTGGATGGGCCGGTGCTGATCAGCGCGGGGGATCTGAATGGGTTCGAGTTTGGGACGTCGGTGATGAATCCTTATGAGGGATTCAGGAGCGTGAAGCCGGTGGCGTTTATCCAGGATGGAATCTTTGTGTATGAAGGACGGTTTGCGGTGCCGCTGGCGAGTGCGCTGGCGCATGCACAGCGGTCCATGGTGATGATGGAGGCCAAGGATCCTGCGGGTGCTTTGAAGGAAGCGCAGACTGCGGAGCGGACTGCGCCGGGGGCGGTGCAGGTGGAGATGCAGCTTGGCGATGTGGAGGCTGCGGCTGGGGATAAGGCGGCGGCCAGGGATGCTTACGGGCGGATGTCGGGACAGATTGAGACGATGGAGCCGGATGCGCGGGAACAGTGGCGTACCACGGTGAAGGACAAGATGGCGAAGTTGTAG
- a CDS encoding BrnA antitoxin family protein: protein MTTNTFANRSGILGLFKPYKQQITLRIDGDVLAWAKRDGAGYQSRINAALRKAMLEDVRLTRKKA, encoded by the coding sequence GTGACCACGAACACCTTCGCTAACAGAAGCGGTATCCTTGGTCTGTTCAAGCCCTATAAGCAGCAGATCACCCTTCGTATCGACGGAGATGTCCTTGCCTGGGCAAAGCGCGACGGCGCCGGCTATCAGAGCCGCATCAATGCAGCGCTCCGCAAAGCAATGCTCGAAGATGTAAGACTGACGAGGAAGAAAGCGTAA
- the typA gene encoding translational GTPase TypA, whose protein sequence is MSSSTKQAIRNIAIIAHVDHGKTTLVDAMLRQSGTFRSNEAVAERVMDSNDLEKERGITILAKNTAIQYHDSKINIVDTPGHADFGGEVERALKMVDGVVLLVDASEGPLPQTRYVLSKALEAKLTPIIVINKIDRPDARVQEVLNEVYDLFIDLDADESILDFPVIYTNGKAGTATMDMSVPGTDLQPLFELIFKTIPEAPGTADGDLQILVTNLDYSDYLGRLAIARVFNGTLKVGQEVNLSKIDGTLVPVKITKLFTFNGLKREDTTETAVGDIVAIAGIPGITIGESFCALENPKPLPIISIDEPTIAINFSVNNSPFAGREGKYVTSRNIKDRLERELLTNVSIRMEPTESAETFKVLGRGELQLSVLIEMMRREGFELLVSRPTIVTKRVDGNLMEPSEILTIDIPENFVGTVIERLGPRKGEMVKMANHGSGRVRMEFKVPSRGLIGLRNEMLTETRGTIVMNSIAGDYIPYQGEIPQRPSGALISDRQGTTTTYALDGVQERGVLFIGDGVEVYEGMLVGEHSRDNDLDVNAVREKKLTNMRASGSDDAIRLVPFKILTLEQSIEFIADDELVEVTPKSLRMRKKVLAANRRPKGNRGGSVLV, encoded by the coding sequence GTGAGCAGCTCCACCAAGCAAGCTATCCGTAATATCGCCATTATCGCGCACGTCGACCACGGCAAGACGACCCTCGTCGACGCCATGCTGCGCCAGTCCGGAACCTTCCGCTCGAACGAAGCCGTCGCCGAGCGCGTCATGGACTCGAACGACCTCGAAAAAGAGCGAGGCATCACGATTCTGGCCAAGAACACGGCCATCCAGTACCACGACAGCAAGATCAACATCGTCGATACGCCAGGCCACGCCGACTTCGGCGGTGAGGTTGAGCGTGCGTTGAAGATGGTCGACGGCGTCGTTCTGCTGGTCGACGCCTCCGAAGGTCCGCTGCCGCAGACGCGCTACGTGCTTTCAAAGGCTCTTGAGGCGAAGCTGACGCCGATCATCGTGATCAACAAGATCGACCGTCCCGACGCTCGCGTGCAGGAGGTCCTGAACGAGGTCTATGACCTGTTCATCGATCTGGATGCGGACGAGTCGATCCTGGACTTCCCGGTCATTTATACGAACGGCAAGGCCGGTACGGCGACCATGGACATGAGCGTCCCGGGCACCGACCTGCAGCCGCTGTTCGAGCTGATCTTCAAGACGATTCCCGAGGCTCCCGGTACTGCTGACGGCGATCTGCAGATCCTGGTGACGAACCTCGATTACTCCGACTACCTTGGCCGCCTGGCGATTGCGCGTGTGTTCAACGGCACGCTGAAGGTCGGGCAGGAGGTCAATCTCTCGAAGATCGACGGCACCCTGGTTCCGGTGAAGATCACGAAGCTGTTTACGTTCAACGGCTTGAAGCGTGAGGACACGACCGAGACCGCGGTGGGCGATATCGTTGCCATTGCGGGTATCCCGGGGATCACGATCGGCGAGAGCTTCTGCGCGCTCGAGAATCCGAAGCCGCTGCCGATCATCTCGATCGACGAGCCGACGATTGCGATCAACTTCTCGGTCAACAACTCGCCGTTCGCCGGCCGTGAAGGCAAGTATGTGACGAGCCGCAACATCAAGGACCGCCTGGAGCGCGAGCTGCTGACGAACGTGTCGATCCGCATGGAGCCGACCGAGTCCGCCGAGACGTTCAAGGTGCTGGGCCGCGGTGAGTTGCAGCTTTCGGTGCTCATCGAAATGATGCGCCGCGAAGGCTTCGAGCTGCTGGTTTCGCGTCCGACGATCGTGACCAAGCGCGTCGATGGCAACCTGATGGAGCCCTCCGAGATCCTGACGATCGATATTCCGGAGAACTTTGTCGGTACGGTCATCGAGCGTCTCGGACCCAGAAAGGGCGAGATGGTCAAGATGGCGAACCACGGTTCAGGCCGCGTGCGCATGGAGTTCAAGGTGCCTTCGCGTGGTCTGATCGGTCTGCGGAACGAAATGCTGACCGAGACGCGTGGAACGATCGTGATGAACTCGATTGCCGGCGACTATATCCCGTACCAGGGTGAGATTCCGCAGCGTCCTTCCGGCGCGCTGATCTCCGACCGTCAGGGCACCACGACCACCTACGCGCTGGACGGCGTGCAGGAGCGCGGCGTTCTGTTCATCGGCGATGGCGTTGAGGTGTACGAGGGCATGCTGGTTGGCGAGCACTCGCGCGATAACGACCTGGATGTGAACGCGGTTCGTGAGAAGAAGCTGACGAACATGCGTGCTTCTGGTTCCGACGATGCGATCCGCCTGGTTCCGTTCAAGATCCTGACGCTCGAGCAGTCGATCGAGTTCATTGCTGATGATGAACTGGTCGAGGTGACTCCGAAGTCGCTGCGTATGCGGAAGAAGGTTCTGGCTGCGAATCGCCGGCCTAAGGGCAATCGTGGTGGGTCTGTGCTGGTTTAG
- a CDS encoding TolC family protein produces the protein MTHPSRQTNSFNTPNTLVCPTLIAASSRLGWASSEARPLLPKLAIAAAFAFTLSFSHAQQPQAQNPPALPTTPTPPSVPPISAFTPGVPTLLTGLPDTIPTRSAPAGLVSRRFFGPYRRPTVPPLFPGAGDRLRSLVHDGKLYLSAKDAIALAIESNLDVEVERYNLLLADTDKLRASGGGTLRGIDYTIAEPPNGVGGPGSPLLNTAAVNPNPTTPTVTDLTSLNSNTQATTNLSEASTATAVYAAGPSIPLFDPNLFLEAGYFRRSDTVTLTGGTTGTTGTTGTGATTGATTTTPGALNFVTANVSYIQGFHTGTQLELTVNNDSSVIYGSNSSYDPFSRPSTSGTVTQPLLRGFGRDVNTRFIKIANENKKIGRLLFEQQVLETVYGISRIYFDLVSLGENVAVQQEALRAAQKLRDDDANQVIEGTLAPIELTRVSALVSSSEFSLIQAQGLYRQQEVILRNQLLRADSPVFAAGFTEIVPTDTIVVPELLPETPVGDLIDRALERRPDLAQAQLQIKTGQINVAASRNQALPQLNAYVNAQTRGSTEQAYEQLGTPGTGIPTLPQNFALGGLRVSTIVQGGVQLNLPLRNRVAESDAARDGIQLRQVQARAEKLSNQIRQDIENATIAVDTAFAAYKASRASRGAQEQLLSAERDKLEFGQSTPLNVLQDEAYVAQAKSTEIAARSNYQKAQIELDRTLGDLLEKNGITLEDAVQGTVKQ, from the coding sequence ATGACCCATCCCTCCCGCCAGACGAATTCCTTCAACACACCCAACACCCTCGTGTGCCCCACCCTCATCGCAGCTTCATCGCGATTAGGGTGGGCCTCGAGCGAAGCTCGACCGCTCCTGCCCAAGTTAGCCATAGCCGCAGCCTTCGCCTTTACCCTCTCGTTTTCACACGCCCAGCAGCCCCAGGCCCAGAATCCCCCTGCCCTCCCCACCACCCCCACACCCCCATCCGTCCCACCCATCTCCGCCTTCACCCCCGGTGTCCCCACCCTCCTCACCGGCCTCCCCGACACGATCCCCACCCGTTCCGCCCCCGCCGGCCTGGTCTCCCGCCGCTTCTTCGGCCCATACCGCCGCCCCACCGTCCCCCCTCTCTTTCCCGGTGCCGGCGACCGCCTCCGCTCCCTCGTCCATGACGGCAAGCTCTACCTCTCCGCCAAGGACGCCATAGCCCTCGCCATAGAAAGCAATCTCGACGTAGAAGTCGAACGCTACAACCTCCTCCTCGCCGATACCGACAAGCTCCGCGCCTCCGGCGGCGGCACTCTCCGCGGCATCGACTACACCATCGCCGAGCCACCCAACGGCGTCGGCGGCCCGGGCTCCCCGCTCCTCAACACCGCGGCCGTCAACCCCAACCCCACCACCCCCACCGTCACAGACCTAACCAGCCTCAACTCCAACACCCAGGCCACCACCAATCTCTCGGAAGCCTCCACCGCCACGGCCGTGTATGCCGCCGGCCCCTCCATCCCCCTCTTCGACCCCAATCTCTTCCTCGAAGCCGGCTACTTCCGCCGCTCCGACACCGTCACCCTCACCGGCGGCACCACGGGAACCACCGGCACGACCGGAACCGGAGCCACCACCGGCGCAACCACCACCACGCCCGGCGCCCTTAACTTCGTCACCGCCAACGTCAGTTACATCCAGGGCTTCCACACCGGAACCCAGCTCGAACTCACGGTCAACAACGATTCCTCCGTCATCTACGGCTCCAACTCCTCCTACGATCCCTTCTCCCGCCCCAGCACCTCCGGCACCGTCACCCAGCCGCTCCTCCGCGGCTTCGGCCGAGACGTCAACACCCGCTTCATCAAGATCGCCAATGAAAACAAGAAGATTGGCCGCCTCCTCTTTGAGCAGCAGGTCCTTGAGACCGTCTACGGCATCTCCCGCATCTACTTCGATCTCGTCTCCCTCGGGGAAAACGTAGCCGTCCAGCAGGAAGCCCTCCGCGCCGCCCAGAAACTCCGTGACGACGACGCCAACCAGGTCATCGAAGGCACCCTCGCCCCCATCGAGCTCACCCGCGTCTCCGCCCTCGTCAGCTCCTCCGAGTTCTCCCTCATCCAGGCCCAAGGCCTCTACCGCCAGCAGGAGGTCATCCTCCGCAACCAGCTCCTCCGTGCCGACTCGCCCGTCTTCGCCGCCGGCTTCACAGAAATCGTCCCCACCGACACCATCGTCGTCCCCGAGCTCCTCCCCGAAACCCCCGTCGGCGACCTCATCGACCGCGCCCTCGAGCGCCGCCCCGACCTCGCCCAGGCCCAGCTCCAGATCAAAACCGGCCAGATCAACGTAGCCGCCTCCCGCAACCAGGCCCTGCCGCAGCTCAACGCGTATGTGAATGCACAAACAAGGGGATCGACGGAGCAGGCCTACGAGCAGCTCGGCACTCCCGGCACCGGCATTCCCACCCTCCCGCAGAACTTCGCCTTGGGCGGCCTGCGCGTCAGCACCATCGTCCAGGGCGGCGTCCAGCTCAACCTCCCCCTCCGCAACCGAGTAGCAGAATCTGACGCCGCACGCGACGGCATCCAGCTCCGCCAGGTCCAGGCAAGAGCAGAAAAGCTCTCCAACCAGATTCGCCAGGACATTGAAAACGCCACCATTGCGGTAGACACAGCCTTCGCCGCCTACAAAGCCAGCCGTGCCAGCCGAGGAGCCCAGGAACAACTCCTCTCCGCAGAACGCGACAAGCTCGAGTTCGGCCAGTCCACCCCCCTGAACGTCCTGCAAGACGAAGCCTACGTAGCCCAGGCCAAATCCACAGAGATCGCCGCCCGCTCCAACTATCAAAAAGCCCAGATCGAACTAGACCGCACCCTCGGAGACCTCCTGGAAAAGAACGGAATCACCTTGGAAGACGCTGTCCAGGGCACCGTGAAACAGTAG
- a CDS encoding BrnT family toxin — translation MRFTWDERKARRNVREHGLSFPLGQAAIESGLGIPVEEQFREGEWRTLVVAPVHGILLITIVVTLNYGEQDEDLIETGEYEQEPIDWQDEAAVIRIISVREASAAEQALYFESRPAFGR, via the coding sequence ATGAGATTCACCTGGGACGAACGAAAAGCGAGGCGCAATGTACGGGAGCATGGCCTCTCTTTTCCGCTCGGCCAGGCAGCGATTGAATCTGGACTCGGCATCCCGGTTGAAGAGCAGTTCCGGGAAGGCGAGTGGAGAACCCTGGTCGTCGCGCCGGTGCATGGCATCCTGCTTATCACCATCGTCGTCACGCTGAACTACGGAGAACAAGATGAAGACCTTATCGAAACCGGCGAATACGAGCAGGAACCCATCGATTGGCAAGACGAAGCGGCCGTCATCCGGATCATCTCCGTCCGCGAAGCCTCGGCGGCTGAACAAGCCCTCTACTTCGAATCTCGTCCAGCGTTCGGGCGGTGA